In a genomic window of Microbacterium amylolyticum:
- a CDS encoding amidase family protein — MILSSAPEKTSMTPSRQRRTIALTAGAALLSGAFLTTPALADSETAGSAPAFLAPFFTEFDLTGNGSVSSEELQIVSDALGSTPEAGDELAVVDTDGDGVISISDLAEVASRMVYDDGDFDIIEASALSMQAAMNAGVTTSVELTQAYLDRIEAYDRSVIDDNGGRALNSIITTSEVALEAAEEADRIRAEEGMTSALLGVPVALKDNYNTADMPTTAGCGCWEDNHTTSDAAMVSGLRDAGAVILAKASLDEFAFGFSSEFSVGVDAGDTLLVASPYVTTRTAGGSSGGTGAAIAANLAGIGFGTDTGGSIRVPSSYNQLVGIRPTIGLSSRDGIVPLALSQDTGGPMARTVMDAALALDATTGIDPADQVTNAQAGLVPDSYTQSLDANALEGARIGYFASMLPQNATNQRVWQETVQTLEAQGATVVELAEPAGFGAVLAEPSGSTAEFRHDLDAYIAAHLSPDVAARSLNDIVETGHFVTSRQRTYEQRAAITAEQYEAWAGENGSHTLQLAAGKTLLHEVLNTHELDAIAYPSGTPYGTHAWNMRLSPNTGMPAVTVPMGVATAEDGTIDGAGVNLELLGRDFDEGTLLGLAYALEQAQPARTAPELYGPLG; from the coding sequence ATGATCCTTTCCTCCGCGCCCGAAAAGACCTCGATGACCCCCTCACGCCAGCGCCGAACCATCGCCCTGACCGCGGGCGCCGCTCTTCTCAGCGGCGCGTTCCTGACCACACCCGCCCTTGCCGACAGTGAAACGGCCGGGTCCGCTCCGGCCTTCCTCGCGCCGTTCTTCACCGAGTTCGACCTCACGGGCAACGGATCCGTGTCATCTGAGGAGCTGCAGATTGTTTCCGATGCGCTGGGATCAACGCCGGAAGCCGGCGATGAGCTCGCGGTGGTCGACACGGACGGCGACGGCGTCATCTCCATCAGCGATCTGGCCGAGGTCGCCTCGCGAATGGTCTACGACGACGGCGACTTCGACATCATCGAGGCATCCGCGCTGAGCATGCAGGCGGCGATGAACGCAGGTGTCACAACGTCCGTCGAGCTCACCCAGGCATACCTGGACCGCATCGAGGCATACGACCGTTCCGTGATCGATGACAACGGCGGCCGCGCCCTGAACTCGATCATCACCACCTCGGAGGTCGCGCTCGAAGCGGCAGAGGAAGCGGATCGCATCCGTGCAGAGGAAGGCATGACGAGTGCTTTGCTGGGGGTTCCCGTGGCCCTCAAGGACAACTACAACACCGCCGATATGCCCACAACGGCAGGCTGCGGGTGTTGGGAAGACAATCACACGACGTCGGACGCCGCGATGGTGTCGGGCCTGCGCGATGCGGGCGCCGTCATTCTCGCGAAGGCAAGCCTGGATGAGTTCGCCTTCGGTTTCTCCTCGGAGTTCTCCGTTGGCGTGGACGCTGGTGACACGCTTCTCGTCGCCAGCCCCTATGTGACGACCCGCACAGCCGGCGGATCGAGCGGTGGCACGGGAGCGGCCATTGCCGCGAACCTCGCCGGGATCGGCTTCGGAACCGACACGGGCGGATCGATTCGCGTGCCGTCCTCCTACAACCAGCTCGTCGGCATCCGCCCGACGATCGGCCTGTCGAGCCGAGACGGCATCGTCCCCCTCGCCCTGAGCCAGGACACCGGCGGGCCCATGGCGCGCACCGTGATGGACGCAGCGCTCGCCCTCGATGCCACAACGGGCATCGATCCGGCCGATCAGGTGACGAACGCACAGGCCGGTCTTGTCCCCGACTCGTACACACAGTCGCTCGATGCCAACGCGCTTGAGGGCGCGCGCATCGGCTACTTCGCGTCGATGCTGCCCCAGAACGCCACGAACCAGCGAGTGTGGCAGGAGACCGTGCAGACCCTCGAGGCTCAGGGCGCGACCGTTGTTGAGCTCGCCGAGCCCGCCGGTTTCGGAGCGGTGCTTGCCGAGCCGAGCGGTTCCACGGCCGAGTTCCGCCACGATCTCGACGCCTACATCGCGGCGCACCTCTCCCCCGACGTCGCTGCCCGCAGCCTGAACGACATCGTGGAGACCGGGCACTTCGTCACCAGCCGCCAGCGCACGTACGAGCAGCGTGCTGCGATCACCGCTGAGCAGTACGAGGCGTGGGCCGGTGAGAACGGCTCACACACGCTGCAGCTGGCCGCCGGCAAGACGCTTCTTCACGAGGTGCTGAACACACACGAGCTCGACGCGATCGCGTATCCGTCTGGCACACCGTATGGAACACACGCGTGGAACATGCGGCTGAGCCCGAACACGGGAATGCCCGCGGTGACGGTTCCCATGGGCGTTGCCACGGCCGAGGACGGCACAATTGACGGCGCAGGCGTGAACCTGGAACTCCTCGGACGCGACTTCGATGAGGGAACCCTGCTAGGGCTCGCCTATGCCCTCGAGCAGGCGCAGCCCGCCCGCACCGCCCCCGAGCTGTACGGCCCGCTCGGATGA
- a CDS encoding cohesin domain-containing protein, with protein MPHPSRRRRIGVPAVTGLTTLALLAFGPVAVAAPAAPHVDIDVPHTVAPSETFDVTVLTTGASEVFAHEVVVTFDPDRVAYVDGSAITPEGGFGAASIDGAEVRVVSTRLGSSPALAGDIAFATLTFTALAPGDASFELNEGTLVGADGDVAPLPIASAAVEITAPATTPTPGPSGPPSPSPSEQPAPGVTPPPSPTPSEPAPTPDPTPAPEPAPTEAPSPSPTEQPAPGIPGEPEPSETTTPTPSPAPEEPSMPSPDSTPAPGDATDSAPAVAAPGDDSDDLAPTGGDAMWATPLALGLGAAVLLAGALLLARRKAATA; from the coding sequence ATGCCACATCCTTCTCGTCGCCGCCGTATCGGCGTCCCCGCGGTCACGGGCCTCACCACCCTTGCCCTCCTCGCATTCGGCCCCGTTGCCGTTGCCGCGCCCGCGGCACCTCATGTCGACATCGACGTTCCCCACACTGTCGCCCCGTCCGAGACCTTCGACGTGACGGTGTTGACCACGGGCGCCTCGGAGGTTTTCGCCCATGAGGTTGTTGTGACCTTCGACCCCGACCGGGTCGCCTATGTCGACGGCTCGGCCATCACCCCGGAGGGCGGCTTCGGTGCGGCCTCGATTGACGGCGCAGAAGTGCGCGTCGTTTCCACGCGACTGGGCTCCTCCCCCGCGCTCGCCGGTGACATCGCGTTCGCCACGCTGACGTTCACCGCCCTCGCGCCCGGCGACGCCTCCTTCGAGCTGAACGAGGGAACGCTGGTCGGCGCGGACGGCGATGTTGCCCCGCTCCCGATCGCCTCCGCTGCGGTGGAGATCACCGCTCCGGCGACGACACCGACACCGGGCCCGAGCGGTCCGCCCTCGCCATCACCGTCGGAGCAGCCCGCTCCCGGTGTGACGCCGCCACCGAGCCCCACCCCGTCTGAGCCGGCGCCAACCCCTGACCCCACACCGGCCCCCGAGCCCGCGCCAACGGAGGCCCCGTCACCCTCGCCGACGGAACAGCCCGCCCCGGGCATTCCCGGCGAGCCCGAGCCCTCCGAAACAACGACGCCCACGCCCAGCCCGGCGCCGGAGGAGCCGTCGATGCCGAGCCCGGACAGCACACCAGCTCCGGGGGATGCAACGGACAGCGCGCCGGCCGTTGCGGCACCGGGTGACGATTCCGATGACCTCGCCCCCACGGGTGGCGACGCGATGTGGGCCACGCCCCTGGCCCTCGGCCTCGGAGCGGCCGTGCTCCTCGCCGGCGCTCTCCTCCTCGCACGCCGGAAGGCGGCCACCGCATGA
- a CDS encoding CoA transferase has translation MGDSRQPLLGVSLRPFTAPGVCTRFGPLTWWGGPLNVEGLALSATHAFGSVLAGLMGTRHTISFDSARVAAWFGSFSHLRVDGEPLSAFAPLSGFFASSDGWVRTHANYPHHERALLRALDVEDGPSAAAAMRLMTSAQIEEAAQETGAIAVAVRQPGQVRSASGDWIEISEVGSARAFRPGDGAPLTGLRVLDLSRVIAGPSASRLLGALGADVLRIDPPHLPELTSHHLDTGFAKRTAVVDLADEGDRVRSLVDRADVVFLGYRLSSLERTGFGPEAIAERHPHVAVVSLDAWGEIPGWSGRRGFDSVVQAATGISHLYGTETDDGWRPGALPVQALDMATGLGMAAAALALAGRGGRAHLSLARTARFLIDGGAAPAAPEDVLLTLRDMESAYGLLTYAPVPISIDGVAVDYPAPPLPYGDGEPVWM, from the coding sequence ATGGGTGATTCGCGGCAACCGCTTCTCGGTGTCTCCCTTCGACCTTTCACCGCTCCGGGTGTGTGCACCCGCTTCGGCCCTCTCACGTGGTGGGGCGGCCCGCTCAATGTGGAGGGGCTGGCTCTTTCGGCGACGCACGCCTTCGGCTCGGTGCTCGCGGGGCTGATGGGGACGCGGCACACGATCTCGTTTGATTCCGCGCGGGTGGCGGCGTGGTTCGGTTCGTTCTCGCACCTACGGGTGGACGGGGAGCCCCTTTCCGCGTTCGCTCCTCTGTCGGGCTTCTTCGCCTCGTCCGATGGATGGGTGCGCACACACGCGAACTATCCGCACCACGAACGAGCCCTGCTGCGAGCGCTCGACGTCGAAGACGGTCCGTCCGCAGCGGCGGCCATGCGGCTGATGACGTCCGCGCAGATCGAAGAGGCCGCACAAGAAACGGGCGCCATCGCGGTCGCCGTTCGGCAGCCGGGCCAGGTGCGTTCGGCCAGCGGCGACTGGATCGAGATCTCCGAGGTGGGAAGCGCGCGAGCCTTCCGCCCCGGTGATGGGGCTCCTCTGACCGGACTGCGTGTTCTCGATCTCAGCCGCGTCATCGCCGGGCCGTCAGCGTCCCGGCTGCTCGGCGCGCTCGGCGCGGACGTGCTGCGGATCGATCCACCTCACCTTCCAGAGCTCACGAGCCATCACCTCGACACCGGTTTCGCGAAACGAACGGCCGTCGTGGATCTCGCCGATGAGGGCGACCGCGTGCGGTCGCTTGTGGACAGGGCCGATGTCGTCTTTTTGGGTTACCGCTTGTCCAGCCTCGAACGAACGGGATTCGGACCGGAGGCTATTGCGGAACGTCATCCGCATGTCGCGGTGGTGTCGCTCGACGCCTGGGGCGAGATTCCGGGGTGGTCGGGACGACGCGGATTCGACAGCGTGGTGCAGGCGGCGACGGGAATCTCGCACCTCTACGGCACCGAAACGGACGACGGATGGCGGCCGGGAGCCCTGCCCGTTCAGGCGCTGGACATGGCGACGGGGCTGGGGATGGCAGCGGCCGCTCTGGCCCTTGCGGGTCGCGGCGGCAGGGCGCACCTGTCTCTGGCGAGGACCGCGCGGTTTCTCATCGACGGCGGCGCAGCTCCCGCCGCTCCGGAGGACGTCTTGCTCACGCTGCGCGACATGGAGAGCGCGTATGGGCTCCTGACCTACGCGCCTGTGCCCATCAGCATCGACGGCGTCGCGGTTGATTACCCCGCTCCCCCTCTGCCCTACGGAGACGGAGAGCCCGTGTGGATGTAG
- a CDS encoding NCS2 family permease, with translation MTSTTAPRGALDRFFAISERGSSISAEIRGGLVTFFAMSYIIVLNPLIIGTVPDGTGELLGGGDLSKIASATALVAGVLSILMGVIANYPMAMAAGLGLNAVVAFSIAALPGMTWADAMGVVVLEGIILLILVLTGFRTAVFKAVPASLKTAIGVGIGMFITLIGLSNAGFVSSGGATPLHLGNLASWPILVFVIGLVLAIVLHVNKVKGGLLIAIIVSTAIAVTLENTLHIGDEGPGSFNTAPEFTGIAALPDFSLIGQFNLLGSFQNLSVIVVILLVFTLLLADFFDTMGTMVAVGAEANLLDAEHNPPRSKQILILDAVGALAGGAGSVSSNTAFVESTAGVGDGARTGLSTIVTGVSFLLATFLAPLVALVPYEAAAPALVLVGFLMLSRVAEIDWSRAEVGIPAFFTIAFMPFTYSIADGIGAGFIAFVIVKLATRKVREIHWIMWVVSALFMVYFVVEPLQQLFI, from the coding sequence ATGACGAGCACCACTGCGCCCCGAGGCGCCCTCGATCGCTTCTTCGCGATCTCTGAACGCGGCTCCTCGATCAGCGCGGAAATCCGCGGTGGTCTCGTGACCTTCTTCGCGATGAGCTACATCATCGTGCTGAACCCGCTGATCATCGGAACCGTTCCCGATGGCACGGGTGAATTGCTCGGGGGCGGCGACCTGTCCAAAATCGCCTCGGCCACCGCACTCGTTGCGGGTGTGCTGTCGATCCTCATGGGCGTGATCGCGAACTATCCCATGGCCATGGCGGCGGGCCTCGGCCTCAACGCCGTTGTCGCGTTCTCCATCGCGGCGCTCCCCGGCATGACCTGGGCCGACGCCATGGGCGTTGTTGTGCTCGAAGGAATCATCCTTCTCATCCTCGTTCTCACGGGGTTCCGTACCGCCGTTTTCAAGGCCGTCCCGGCATCGCTCAAGACGGCCATCGGCGTCGGCATCGGCATGTTTATCACCCTGATCGGCCTGTCGAACGCCGGTTTCGTCAGTTCGGGCGGGGCGACGCCGCTGCACCTCGGCAACCTCGCCTCTTGGCCGATTCTCGTCTTCGTCATCGGCCTCGTCCTGGCGATTGTGCTGCACGTGAACAAGGTCAAGGGCGGTCTCCTGATCGCCATCATCGTGTCGACGGCGATCGCCGTGACGCTGGAGAACACCCTGCACATCGGCGACGAGGGTCCGGGCTCGTTCAACACCGCCCCCGAGTTCACGGGAATCGCGGCGCTGCCGGACTTCTCGCTCATCGGCCAGTTCAACCTGCTCGGTTCCTTCCAGAACCTCAGCGTGATCGTCGTCATCCTGCTCGTTTTCACGCTTCTGCTGGCCGACTTCTTCGACACCATGGGCACCATGGTCGCCGTCGGCGCCGAGGCAAACCTGCTGGACGCCGAGCACAACCCCCCGCGTTCGAAGCAGATCCTCATCCTCGACGCCGTTGGCGCACTCGCGGGCGGCGCGGGTTCCGTGTCGTCGAATACGGCGTTCGTCGAATCGACCGCCGGCGTCGGCGACGGCGCCCGCACAGGTCTGTCCACGATCGTGACCGGCGTCTCGTTCTTGTTGGCGACGTTCCTCGCCCCGCTCGTCGCCCTCGTCCCCTATGAAGCCGCGGCCCCCGCCCTCGTTCTCGTCGGTTTCCTCATGCTGTCGCGCGTTGCCGAGATCGACTGGTCGCGTGCCGAGGTGGGCATTCCCGCGTTCTTCACGATCGCCTTCATGCCGTTCACGTACTCGATCGCCGACGGCATCGGCGCGGGCTTTATCGCCTTTGTGATCGTGAAGCTGGCAACCCGGAAGGTGCGTGAGATCCACTGGATCATGTGGGTCGTCAGCGCGCTTTTCATGGTCTACTTCGTCGTTGAGCCTCTGCAACAGCTCTTCATCTGA
- a CDS encoding molybdopterin-dependent oxidoreductase, with amino-acid sequence MKIAVNGETYDVQPRPGQVLRTLLRELGHTEVKKGCDAGDCGACAVIVDGDAVHSCLVPAVRMDGAPITTAAGLAPEDELHPVQEAIAAGFGFQCGFCSPGMSVTASALSADDVPDLDRHMKGSLCRCTGYRPIREAIAAGLGPVRETGTRARSAPAAHCDGVGASTIPEPARRIVQGREPFTFDEVPEGALVLRVLGAPHAHARITNIRTNRAEAVPGVIAVFTHRDVPDVRYSSARHEHRTDDADDTRMLDTVVRHVGQRVAAVVAETAAAAEEACRLIAVDYEILPAVFDPDEARRPGAVLVHPDRTPADRVTDASRNIVADLHTGRGDIDAALAASAVTVDEVWQTGRQIHAQLETHGAIGHLADDGTLVIRSSTQVPFLTRDEIARIFDLSRERVRVYAPRVGGGFGGKQEIFAEDLVALAVLATGRPVAYEFSRSDEFVRSAYRHPMRIAVRAGADESGRLTGLAIDLLSDAGAYGNHSAGVMYHALAESVSLYRIPAVRIDAEAVYTNNPPSGAFRGYGLGQVILAVESALDILAQRLDMDPFDLRRVNAVRDGDPILHASGEVDAETLWGSYGLDQCLDLAQQDLAGPNDVPAPDGWLIGEGMAASMIATMAPRGHIAHATVTAHPDGTFTVATGTAEFGNGTTTVQRQIVASAFDVPVSRVRIRHADTDLVDHDTGAFASAGITVAGKAVYAACLALRDLLGGHTPDHDVTADGTERGEKRSLAFNVHAVRLAVDPETGIVRVLRQVHAADAGVVMNPAQCRGQIEGGVAQGLGGALYEQVHIDEGRVVNAAFRTYRVPQFVDIPDVHVSFARTNDDLGPFGAKSMSESPYNPVAPAIGNAIARALGTRPFEQPFARDRVWRLAQQG; translated from the coding sequence ATGAAGATCGCGGTCAACGGAGAAACGTACGACGTTCAGCCGCGGCCCGGCCAGGTGTTGCGCACCCTGCTGCGCGAACTGGGCCATACCGAGGTGAAAAAGGGGTGCGACGCGGGCGACTGCGGGGCATGCGCCGTCATCGTCGACGGAGATGCGGTGCACTCGTGCCTTGTGCCCGCCGTTCGCATGGATGGCGCACCCATCACAACGGCTGCAGGTCTCGCCCCAGAGGACGAACTCCATCCCGTTCAAGAGGCGATCGCGGCGGGATTCGGTTTCCAGTGCGGATTCTGCTCCCCCGGGATGAGCGTGACGGCATCCGCCCTGTCGGCAGACGACGTGCCAGATCTGGATCGCCACATGAAGGGCAGTCTGTGCCGGTGCACGGGCTACCGCCCGATTCGCGAGGCGATCGCCGCGGGCCTGGGGCCCGTGCGGGAAACCGGTACGCGGGCGCGCTCGGCACCGGCCGCGCACTGCGACGGCGTCGGGGCATCGACGATCCCTGAACCCGCCCGCAGAATCGTGCAGGGCCGAGAACCGTTCACCTTCGACGAGGTGCCGGAGGGCGCTCTTGTTCTGCGCGTGCTCGGAGCGCCTCACGCCCACGCGCGCATCACGAATATTCGCACCAATCGAGCAGAAGCCGTGCCGGGTGTGATCGCCGTTTTTACGCACCGTGACGTTCCGGATGTGCGGTACTCCTCCGCTCGCCACGAACACCGCACCGACGACGCCGATGACACGAGAATGCTCGACACCGTTGTTCGTCACGTCGGTCAGCGTGTGGCCGCCGTCGTGGCCGAGACCGCGGCGGCCGCAGAGGAGGCCTGCCGGCTCATCGCGGTTGACTATGAGATCCTCCCCGCGGTGTTCGATCCCGACGAGGCGCGCCGGCCGGGGGCCGTCCTCGTGCATCCGGACCGCACACCCGCGGATCGCGTCACGGACGCTTCCCGAAACATCGTGGCCGATCTGCATACGGGGCGCGGCGATATCGATGCGGCCCTCGCGGCGTCGGCCGTGACCGTGGATGAGGTCTGGCAGACCGGCCGGCAGATTCACGCGCAACTGGAGACCCACGGCGCCATCGGGCATCTGGCGGATGACGGCACGCTCGTGATCCGGTCATCAACGCAGGTGCCGTTTCTCACGCGCGACGAGATCGCCCGAATCTTCGATCTAAGCCGCGAGCGGGTGCGGGTGTACGCCCCGCGCGTCGGAGGCGGCTTCGGCGGAAAACAGGAGATCTTCGCCGAGGACCTCGTCGCTCTCGCCGTCTTGGCAACCGGCCGCCCCGTCGCCTACGAGTTCAGTCGCTCCGATGAGTTCGTGCGCTCGGCCTATCGCCACCCCATGCGCATCGCGGTGCGCGCCGGGGCCGATGAAAGCGGCCGGCTCACGGGCCTGGCGATTGATCTCCTGAGCGACGCGGGGGCCTACGGCAACCACTCCGCAGGTGTGATGTACCACGCGCTTGCCGAGTCCGTTTCGCTGTACCGGATTCCAGCTGTGCGCATCGACGCGGAGGCTGTGTACACCAACAACCCCCCGTCGGGCGCGTTCCGCGGCTACGGCCTGGGCCAGGTGATCCTCGCGGTGGAATCGGCGCTGGACATCCTTGCCCAGCGGCTCGACATGGACCCGTTCGACCTGCGCCGAGTGAACGCGGTGCGCGATGGGGACCCCATTTTGCATGCCTCTGGCGAGGTCGACGCAGAAACGCTCTGGGGATCGTACGGTCTCGATCAGTGCCTCGACCTTGCTCAGCAGGACCTCGCCGGCCCCAATGACGTTCCCGCCCCCGACGGCTGGCTGATCGGCGAGGGGATGGCTGCTTCGATGATCGCCACGATGGCGCCGCGTGGTCATATCGCTCATGCCACCGTGACGGCCCACCCCGACGGAACGTTCACTGTCGCCACCGGAACGGCCGAATTCGGCAATGGAACAACAACCGTGCAGCGTCAGATTGTCGCGAGCGCATTCGACGTTCCCGTTTCGCGCGTGCGGATCCGGCATGCCGACACCGATCTCGTTGATCACGACACGGGCGCTTTTGCGTCGGCCGGGATCACGGTGGCGGGAAAGGCCGTCTACGCCGCCTGCCTCGCCCTACGCGATCTGCTGGGTGGGCACACGCCGGACCACGATGTCACGGCCGATGGAACGGAGCGGGGCGAAAAGCGATCCTTGGCCTTCAACGTTCACGCCGTTCGCCTCGCCGTGGACCCGGAAACCGGAATCGTGCGCGTTCTGCGCCAGGTGCACGCCGCCGACGCAGGCGTTGTGATGAACCCGGCGCAGTGCCGCGGACAGATCGAAGGCGGGGTTGCCCAGGGCCTCGGCGGCGCGCTCTACGAACAAGTGCACATCGACGAGGGCCGCGTTGTGAACGCGGCGTTTCGGACGTACCGCGTTCCGCAGTTCGTCGACATACCCGATGTTCATGTGTCGTTCGCCCGGACGAACGACGACCTCGGCCCGTTCGGCGCGAAGTCAATGAGCGAAAGCCCGTACAACCCCGTCGCCCCTGCGATTGGCAATGCCATCGCGCGGGCGCTCGGCACCCGCCCCTTCGAGCAGCCCTTCGCCCGCGATCGTGTGTGGCGCCTCGCGCAACAGGGCTGA
- a CDS encoding FAD binding domain-containing protein has product MDLDTVTSYRRASTRADLALAPGETLLAGGTLLFSEQNPEVTGLVDLTSLGWPDIEETSTGLRIAATCTIARLVEYSRASIFPAATLFEDAAHALLASAKIWNMATVGGNIVQSYAAAAMVSMAVALDAEAEIWSPDGSNRRVPVAAIPADNGANTLAPGEILRAIDIPSGTLRSRTVLQKEALADFGRSGAVVTGRLDDNGAATFAVTAATTTPRIVRFVALPDAEQLATAVGAVGGWYTDPLGSADWRQAISVVLAERARKDLA; this is encoded by the coding sequence ATGGACCTCGACACGGTGACGTCGTATCGCCGAGCCTCCACACGCGCCGACCTCGCTCTCGCGCCGGGCGAAACGCTGCTCGCGGGAGGGACCCTGCTCTTCAGCGAACAGAATCCCGAGGTCACGGGCCTTGTCGACCTGACATCTCTCGGGTGGCCCGACATCGAAGAAACATCGACGGGTCTGCGCATTGCCGCCACCTGCACGATCGCGCGGCTCGTGGAGTATTCCCGCGCGAGCATATTCCCCGCGGCGACGCTCTTCGAGGACGCGGCTCATGCGCTGCTCGCCTCCGCCAAAATCTGGAACATGGCCACAGTCGGCGGCAACATCGTTCAGTCGTATGCGGCGGCGGCAATGGTGTCGATGGCGGTGGCTCTCGACGCCGAGGCAGAGATCTGGTCGCCCGACGGCAGCAACCGCCGCGTGCCCGTCGCCGCCATCCCTGCGGACAACGGTGCCAACACACTCGCTCCCGGAGAGATTCTGCGGGCCATCGACATCCCCTCGGGAACGTTGCGATCGCGGACCGTTCTCCAGAAGGAGGCGCTCGCGGACTTCGGCCGATCGGGCGCCGTTGTCACGGGGCGCCTCGACGATAACGGTGCGGCCACTTTTGCGGTCACGGCGGCAACAACCACCCCCCGGATCGTCCGTTTCGTGGCGCTCCCAGATGCCGAGCAGCTGGCGACCGCCGTTGGCGCCGTTGGCGGCTGGTACACCGACCCGCTGGGCTCGGCCGACTGGCGGCAGGCCATCAGCGTCGTTCTGGCTGAGCGCGCACGGAAGGACCTCGCATGA
- a CDS encoding XdhC family protein, translating into MLDLADHLLPRLTAGHRIVVVTVTSVARSAPRGIGASMAVTGTTEVIGSLSGGCVEGDAVALAHQVLADGVSRTARFGFDDETAHAAGLACGGQVEVVAYAVTPDMRAALERAANDLPTTIGIDLDTGGLVSGADLDEAALLRETRLVTFSGPTHRRVLAISRAPRPRIVLCGATEHAAAISRVATSAGFAVTVCDPWEILVTAERFPGADQLIVDMPHNVLPRLRDIDARTAVLVLTHDTRLDVPALAEALRLPVGFVGALGARRTVARREELLRDEHSVSADDIARIHSPLGLDLGGSSPDVVAVSVIAEILAARYGGTGSPLRAMDGPIHRDLPPRAAACSPDAAPTTRPLSAPRR; encoded by the coding sequence ATGCTCGACCTCGCCGATCACCTCCTCCCGCGCCTGACGGCGGGACACCGGATCGTTGTGGTGACCGTGACCTCCGTCGCCCGAAGCGCTCCGCGCGGCATCGGTGCCTCGATGGCCGTCACGGGTACCACCGAGGTGATCGGTTCGCTGTCGGGCGGATGCGTCGAGGGCGACGCCGTGGCCCTCGCCCACCAGGTTCTCGCCGATGGAGTCTCCCGCACCGCGCGCTTCGGCTTCGACGACGAAACCGCTCACGCCGCCGGCCTGGCGTGCGGCGGCCAGGTGGAGGTCGTTGCCTACGCCGTCACGCCCGATATGCGCGCCGCCTTGGAGCGCGCCGCGAACGATCTACCGACCACGATCGGAATCGACCTGGATACGGGCGGGCTCGTCAGCGGCGCAGACCTCGACGAGGCGGCCCTCCTGCGCGAGACGCGCCTCGTCACGTTTTCCGGACCGACTCATCGTCGCGTTCTGGCCATCAGCCGCGCGCCACGGCCACGCATCGTTCTGTGCGGCGCGACCGAGCATGCCGCCGCCATCAGCCGCGTCGCGACCTCTGCCGGGTTCGCCGTGACGGTCTGCGACCCATGGGAGATTCTCGTCACCGCTGAGCGCTTCCCCGGCGCCGATCAGCTGATCGTCGACATGCCGCACAACGTGCTCCCGCGGCTGCGTGATATCGACGCCAGGACGGCGGTTCTCGTACTCACCCACGACACGCGACTCGATGTTCCGGCGCTCGCGGAAGCGCTCCGTCTCCCCGTGGGGTTCGTGGGAGCGCTCGGTGCCCGCCGCACGGTTGCGCGCCGAGAAGAGTTGCTCCGTGACGAACACAGCGTCTCCGCCGATGACATCGCACGGATTCACTCACCGCTCGGGCTCGACCTCGGCGGATCGTCACCCGATGTGGTGGCGGTGTCGGTGATCGCCGAAATCCTCGCCGCCCGGTACGGCGGCACCGGTTCTCCGCTGCGCGCCATGGATGGTCCCATCCATCGCGACCTGCCTCCGCGCGCGGCCGCCTGTTCGCCGGACGCCGCCCCCACCACCCGACCGCTGTCCGCCCCGCGGCGATAA
- a CDS encoding nucleotidyltransferase family protein, whose translation MRIVGLVLAGGAGTRYGMPKSLARTADGTPWLHRAVAALRDGGCSEVIVVLGARATDAGALVPHGAKVEVAGAWADGLSATIRAGLVAAGSADAVVIVPVDTPHLPARAVRRVIGEDRQMDDAGTLAGLRGSLRQAVYHGQPGHPVLIGADHLPGVLESLSGDRGAGPYLRSRGAAQVECADLWNGEDIDAAPR comes from the coding sequence ATGCGGATCGTCGGACTGGTGCTGGCAGGGGGCGCTGGTACGCGCTACGGGATGCCAAAGTCGCTCGCGCGAACAGCGGACGGAACGCCCTGGTTGCATCGTGCGGTGGCCGCGCTACGAGACGGCGGGTGTTCCGAGGTGATCGTCGTGCTCGGAGCACGCGCGACCGATGCGGGAGCCCTCGTTCCGCATGGCGCGAAGGTCGAGGTAGCGGGTGCGTGGGCGGACGGCCTTTCCGCAACGATCCGCGCGGGGCTCGTTGCGGCTGGGTCGGCGGACGCTGTTGTGATCGTGCCCGTTGACACCCCGCACCTTCCCGCCCGGGCGGTGCGGCGCGTGATCGGCGAGGATCGTCAGATGGATGACGCCGGCACTCTCGCCGGGCTCCGCGGCTCCCTTCGCCAGGCCGTGTATCACGGTCAGCCCGGACACCCCGTTCTGATCGGTGCCGATCACCTGCCGGGAGTTCTGGAGAGTCTCAGCGGGGATCGCGGAGCGGGGCCTTATCTCCGCTCTCGCGGCGCCGCGCAGGTGGAGTGCGCCGATCTCTGGAACGGCGAAGACATCGACGCCGCCCCGCGGTGA